From one Lolium rigidum isolate FL_2022 chromosome 4, APGP_CSIRO_Lrig_0.1, whole genome shotgun sequence genomic stretch:
- the LOC124646816 gene encoding endochitinase A-like — translation MEALSLIDVSAEDDFLLDLASPPHHPDPPPRAAPGGRASPTPRAFHFHADSCIRSHHRSDLTRTCGYFVVLGTSVVVRPAGGSPAAAAAGRVLDPAEQAPERAESPKRRKPKGAVNLRKSLAWDSAFFTGEGVLDTEELGIVNSTFRKAQGSRLLPGIAEELRRSTESTTSTIESESFLLESLDSDLFDNVRASVQRTLGKPDKAPGVPAASSKSTKAAAKAPPPVTARKGVDRIPLTQSKIRPPGSTSNGCVGTKQRPQVTPKEPTVTRGGVSRAAEAKPSSKPPRALPRVATMGAPANTTATSGVSDKRSSTGGVVNRQPVGKSANTSAGVPSRPGWGTKTSSTTKSGALSSTSIPSLHSAPMGIMAGAKTKSPTLIGKTRTAQRVPIRSSSRAGISKVEPVIASRNKIVTRSSIESASPTISPSSSVDSMSSVISGVSTASTIGRVSQTSESFSTRSSSLSPSTRKSNDHPPITKPRALTVTEGTPCDNRKSNIDTSNQGNGFKPSGLRRPTPKIGYFDAEKSVEQKAARVQVQSKNVLFSPLATPNPRISSTLKGNFEFSTSDEQELKSMAAALSHTKASPSLPLRVAQAEVKPSKVVEHEASQIKAPTSLPLRVAEVEVESSKVTEEVSHTEPSPSMPLRVAQAEVKPSKVVEHEASQIKAPTSLPLRVAEVEVESSKVTEEVSHTEPSPSMPLRVAQAEVKPSKVVEHEASQIKAPTSLPLRVAEVEVESSKSCTS, via the exons ATGGAGGCGCTCTCGCTCATCGACGTCTCCGCCGAGGACGACTTCCTCCTCGACCTCGCCTCCCCGCCGCACCACCCCGACccgccgccccgcgccgccccaGGTGGGCGCGCTTCTCCCACCCCCCGCGCCTTCCATTTCCACGCGGATTCGTGCATCCGTTCGCACCACCGATCCGATCTGACCCGGACGTGCGGCTATTTTGTTGTTCTAGGGACTTCGGTGGTGGTGCGCCCCGCCGGCGGTTccccggccgcggcggcggcggggcgggttCTGGATCCCGCGGAGCAGGCCCCCGAGCGGGCGGAGTCCCCGAAGAGGAGGAAGCCCAAGGGCGccgtcaacctccgcaagagcctCGCCTGGGACAGCGCCTTCTTCACCGGCGAAG GTGTGCTGGACACGGAGGAGCTGGGCATCGTGAACAGCACCTTCCGCAAGGCGCAGGGTTCCAGGCTGCTGCCCGGGATCGCAGAGGAACTGCGGAGGTCGACGGAGTCCACGACCTCGACCATCGAGAGCGAAAGCTTCCTGCTGGAAAGTCTTGACTCCGATCTGTTTGACAATGTCCGTGCTTCCGTTCAGAGAACATTGGGCAAACCTGATAAAGCTCCAGGTGTTCCTGCTGCTAGCTCGAAAAGCACCAAGGCCGCAGCGAAGGCACCTCCTCCTGTTACAG CGAGAAAGGGGGTTGATCGGATACCACTGACTCAGAGCAAG ATTAGGCCTCCTGGTTCAACAAGCAATGGCTGTGTTGGTACCAAGCAAAGGCCCCAGGTCACTCCGAAAGAGCCAACAGTTACAAGAGGG GGTGTATCAAGGGCTGCTGAAGCAAAACCATCCTCAAAACCTCCTAGGGCTCTGCCAAGAGTTGCTACAATGGGAGCACCAGCTAACACAACTGCCACTTCTGGGGTTTCAGACAAAAGAAGCAGCACTG GAGGTGTAGTCAATAGGCAGCCAGTTGGTAAATCTGCTAACACTTCAGCTGGCGTGCCATCTCGGCCTGGTTGGGGGACAAAGACAAGTTCCACCACAAAATCGGGTGCTTTGTCATCAACATCAATTCCTTCCTTGCACAGTGCTCCCATGGGTATTATGGCAGGTGCGAAAACCAAATCACCGACCCTAATTGGCAAGACTAGAACTGCTCAGAGGGTCCCTATTCGTTCATCATCGAGAGCTGGTATCAGCAAGGTTGAACCAGTAATAGCATCAAGAAATAAGATTGTAACTAGGAGTAGTATTGAGAGTGCATCACCGACCATTTCACCTAGTAGCTCAGTGGACAGCATGAGTTCTGTGATTTCCGGGGTTTCAACAGCATCCACTATAGGGAGAGTGAGCCAAACATCTGAGAGCTTTAGTACTAGGTCATCTTCACTGTCCCCTTCCACCAGAAAGAGCAATGACCACCCTCCAATCACAAAACCGAGGGCTCTTACTGTTACAGAAGGCACACCTTGTGATAATCGGAAATCTAATATAGACACATCCAACCAAGGAAACGGCTTTAAGCCATCTGGTCTACGAAGGCCTACACCCAAGATTGGATATTTTGATGCT GAGAAGTCTGTTGAGCAAAAAGCCGCCCGGGTGCAAGTGCAATCCAAGAATGTCTTATTTTCACCATTGGCCACACCAAACCCTCGGATTTCTTCTACTCTGAAGGGGAACTTTGAATTTTCTACCAGTGATGAACAAGAACTAAAATCCATGGCAGCAGCACTTTCTCATACTAAGGCGTCACCATCACTGCCTCTCAGAGTTGCACAAGCTGAAGTAAAACCATCAAAGGTGGTAGAGCATGAAGCTTCTCAAATTAAGGCGCCGACTTCACTGCCTCTCAGGGTTGCAGAAGTTGAAGTAGAATCATCAAAGGTAACAGAGGAAGTTTCTCATACTGAGCCATCACCTTCAATGCCTCTCAGAGTTGCACAAGCTGAAGTAAAACCATCAAAGGTGGTAGAGCATGAAGCTTCTCAAATTAAGGCGCCGACTTCACTGCCTCTCAGGGTTGCAGAAGTTGAAGTAGAATCATCAAAGGTAACAGAGGAAGTTTCTCATACTGAGCCATCACCTTCAATGCCTCTCAGAGTTGCACAAGCTGAAGTAAAACCATCAAAGGTGGTAGAGCATGAAGCTTCTCAAATTAAGGCGCCGACTTCACTGCCTCTCAGGGTTGCAGAAGTTGAAGTAGAATCATCAAAG AGTTGCACAAGCTGA
- the LOC124708032 gene encoding uncharacterized protein LOC124708032 — protein MEHQASQTEALPLLPLGVAQTDVESSKVMEHEASETKASPPLPLKVGQTEVEPSMVTEHEASQTEVEPSRVTEQEASQTEASPSLTLRVAETEEEPSKVIDNEAVRVAETEVDSSKVSQHETHMLETGPLVAVDIAEENIPALCQNIQDNDDGSLATVKRSSCTIDQQESETSSAPGGESSPFQTNVAQTEAEPSELIEHEASQSKASEVIEHEASQSKASPSLPLGVAKMEVEPSEVIDNEACTPQDCPPSLSLGVAEMEVESSEVIDREACMPQACPPSLPFGVAEMEVEPSEVTDSEACMPHTCSVFAVVDTAKENIPALHQIIHVHPSGAPSPLKKNILTSHDNIQAEGDTTPVKGSMFASHPNVQAIGEMTPVTLLTQKLSSISLGAANGDATPLTLLAQKLSSISLEDATD, from the coding sequence ATGGAGCATCAAGCTTCTCAAACTGAGGCATTGCCTTTACTGCCTCTCGGAGTTGCACAAACTGATGTTGAATCATCAAAGGTGATGGAGCATGAAGCTTCTGAAACTAAGGCATCACCTCCACTGCCTCTCAAAGTTGGGCAAACTGAAGTAGAACCATCAATGGTGACAGAGCATGAAGCTTCTCAAACTGAAGTAGAACCATCCAGGGTGACGGAGCAAGAAGCTTCTCAAACTGAGGCATCACCTTCACTGACTCTCAGAGTTGCAGAAACTGAAGAAGAACCATCAAAGGTGATTGATAATGAAGCTGTCAGGGTTGCAGAAACAGAAGTAGATTCATCGAAGGTGTCACAGCATGAAACACACATGCTTGAGACTGGTCCATTGGTCGCTGTGGACATTGCAGAGGAGAACATTCCAGCTTTGTGTCAGAATATCCAAGACAATGATGATGGCAGTCTAGCAACAGTTAAGCGGTCGTCATGTACCATTGATCAACAAGAATCAGAAACTTCGTCAGCACCTGGTGGGGAAAGCAGTCCATTCCAAACTAATGTTGCACAAACTGAAGCAGAACCATCAGAGTTGATAGAGCATGAAGCCTCTCAAAGTAAGGCATCAGAGGTGATAGAGCATGAAGCCTCTCAAAGTAAGGCATCGCCTTCACTGCCTCTTGGAGTTGCAAAAATGGAAGTAGAACCATCAGAGGTGATTGATAATGAAGCTTGCACGCCCCAGGACTGCCCACCTTCACTATCTCTTGGAGTTGCAGAAATGGAAGTAGAATCATCAGAAGTGATAGACCGTGAAGCTTGCATGCCCCAGGCCTGTCCACCTTCACTACCCTTTGGAGTTGCAGAAATGGAAGTAGAACCATCGGAGGTGACAGACAGTGAAGCTTGCATGCCCCACACCTGCTCAGTGTTTGCTGTCGTGGATACTGCAAAAGAAAACATTCCCGCCCTGCATCAGATCATCCATGTCCATCCTAGTGGTGCTCCGAGTCCACTAAAGAAAAACATTTTGACGTCGCATGACAATATCCAGGCTGAAGGGGATACGACTCCAGTGAAGGGATCCATGTTTGCTTCGCATCCAAATGTGCAGGCTATAGGGGAAATGACTCCAGTAACTCTCTTGACCCAGAAGCTGTCCTCGATTTCTCTTGGAGCCGCTAATGGAGATGCAACTCCGTTGACTCTGTTGGCGCAGAAGCTGTCCTCCATTTCTCTAGAGGATGCCACCGACTAG